The DNA window TTTACGTTCGCCCTATGAGTTGTCGCAGCGTGCGACGCGTGAATTGACCGCCGCCGACTATGCCTATGCGATCAAGCGCATGGCCGTGCGACAGAATCATTCGCCGGTTTTGGATACCATGATGAATTATATTGTCGGTTTGCGTGAATTCAGTGAGCAGGTCAGTGCCGAACGCGCAGAGGTGGCGCGTGAGGCGTTTTTCGATCTGCGTCCTTACCAAATCCCTGGCGTGAAGGTGGTCAATGACCATCAATTACGCATTCAGATTGAAGGCGTGTATCCACAGTTTAATTATTGGTTAGCGATGAACTTTTTTGCGCCGGTGCCTTGGGAAGTGGAGCAGTTTTATGCGCAACCAGGCTTGGTGGCACGCAATATTAATTTAAATACCTTTCCGGTTGGCACTGGGCCGTTTTTCTTAGCAGAGAATAATCCTAACCTGCGCATGCGTTTGGTGCGCAACCCGGTATTTCACGAACAGTTTTATCCCGATTCTGGTTTAGCCTACAACATGCCGGACAGTCTATTACGTGATGCCGGCAAACGCTTGCCGCTGTTAGACCAGGTGGTCTATACCCTGGAAAAAGAAAGTGTGCCTTATTGGAATAAGTTTTTGCAAGGTTACTACGATGCCTCGGGCGTGAGTTCGGATAGTTTTGATCAGGCCGTGCAGGTGTCGGTCAGCGGTGAGCTGAACTTGACCGGTGAAATGGCGGAAAAGGGCATTCAAATGCGCTCAGGCATTGAGCCGACGGTGTTTTATTTGGCGTTTAATATGCTCGATGAGGTGATTGGGGGCTATAGTAGCGACCGCCAAAAACTGCGCCAAGCGATTAGCATTGCGGTGAATTATGAAGAGTTTATTTCGATTTTTATGAATGAACGCGGTATGGCGGCGCAAGGGCCGATTCCACCGGGCATTTTTGGTCACTTGGAAGGTGAAGAGGGTGTCAATCCTTATGTACATGACTGGGTGAATGGTGAATATCAACGTAAATCACTGGACACCGCGCGTGAACTGCTGGCGCAAGCGGGTTATCCGAATGGGTTAAATCCGGCCACCGGACGGCCTTTGCAGTTGCATTACGACGCCGTGGCGACCGGGCCGGATGATCGCGCACGGATGGATTGGATGCGCAAACAGTTTGAAGAACTGGGCATCGAGTTGGTGATTCGTTCGACCGATTACAACCGTTTTCAAGACAAGGTACGCAAGGGCGACGCACAGATTTTCTTTTGGGGTTGGGGCGCGGATTACCCAGACCCGGAAAATTTTTTATTCCTGCTTTACGGGCCGAATGGCGCGGTGGCCAGTGGGGGTTCGGGCATCAATTCGGCCAACTACGCCAATCCAGAATTTGATCGCTTGTTTGAACAAATGCGCAATATGGAAAACAGCCCCGAGCGTTTAGCGATTATTCAACAGATGCTTGAGATTGTGCGCAAAGATGCACCTTGGATTTTTGGTTTGCATCCGCGTTCGTTGGCGCTCTATCACAGTTGGTATCACAATGTCTGGCCGAATCGTTTAGCCAATAACAGTGTGAAATATTTGTCGGTTGATCCTGAACTTCGGCTGCAAAAACAAGCTGAATGGAATCGTCCGGTGGTCTGGCCTTTGTGGTTAGCAGGCCTGCTTATCATTGGTTTGTCGATTTGGGCGGTTAGCGCTTATCGTGCGCGTCAACAACAACGGATTCAGCCGCAATCGTCTAAAACGGGAGGGCGCAATTTATGATGGCGTATATCGTTCGTCGCTTGATTTATGCCATTCCGATTTTGATTGGCGTCAATTTTATTACCTTTGTATTGTTCTTTATGGTCAACACGCCGGATGACATGGCGCGCGCGCAACTGGGCGCCAAGCAAACCACACCGGAGCTGATTCAAAGCTGGAAGGCCGAACGCGGTTATGACAAGCCGTTGTTTTTTAATAGCGATGCACCAGGCCTGGTGAAGTTGAGCGATACCTTGTTTGTTGAGCAATCGTTGAAGTTGTTTGTGTTTGACTTTGGCAAATCCGATGCCGGACGCGATATTGCTTCGGACATTAAAGAACGCATGTGGCCGAGTTTGGCGATTGCCTTGCCAACCTTTGCGATTGGACTGATTACCACCATTACACTGGCGTTGCTGATTGTGCTGTTCCGTGCCACGGTGTTGGATACCGCCGCGATGGTGATTGCGGTGATGATTATGTCGATATCCGGCCTGTTTTATATTATTGCCGGCCAGGTGCTGTTTAGCAAAATCCTGCATTGGGTGCCGATATCCGGCTATGAACCCGGCTGGGCGAGTGTGAAATTTTTGATTCTGCCGGTATTAATTGGCGTGTTTGCCGGTTTAGGGGCGGGCACCCGTTGGTATCGCAGTATTTTCTTGGAGGAGATCAACCGCGATTATGTGCGCACCGCACGCGCCAAAGGCTTGTCGGAAATCAGTGTGTTGTTTAAACACGTGTTGCGCAACGGCATGTTGCCGATTCTAACCGGCGTCGTGGTGGTGATTCCGAGCCTATTTATGGGCAGCTTGATTATGGAATCCTTCTTTGGTATCCCCGGTTTGGGCAGTTATACCATTGATGCGATTAACGCACAGGATTTTGCGATTGTGAAAGCGATGGTGTTTTTCGGCGCGGTGCTTTATATCATCGGGCTGATTCTGACCGATATTTCCTATACCATTTTTGATCCAAGGGTGCGTTTATCATGATGTGGGTATGGCTTTGGACAGATATTATGGTGTGGGGGCTGGTGCTTGCACTCGGCGCTTGGGGCTGGACGATTTCACGCTCGCCACAGGTTAAGGCGCAATGGCTGGCGATTTTCCGTTCCAAAATTGCGATGAGTTCAGCGATTATTTTGCTGTTTTATTTGTCGATCGCGTTGTTGGATTCATTGCATTTCCGTTTAGCCTTGCCGGATCAAACACCGGGGCAGGAGCGCCAATATGCCGGTCAAACCACCAGTGCCTTGGACTGGGTGTTTAATGAAATTCGCAGCCAAACCGAGCGCACCTATTCTGCGCCTTTTGCGCTCAAAGAGCATAGCACCTCAATCGTTAAGGACGATCAGGGGCGGGTGCTACAACAGCATTTAGATCTGGTGCATGCCGGTGCGCATTTAGCGGATGCGTCACAGCGTACCGCCGATATCAGCCAAAAATCCGTGTTTGCCGTGGCGGTCGCGTTGGCGATAAGCGGGCTATTAATCAGTTTGCATTTGGTTTGGCGTGCGCGTGCCTTGGGGCGTCGATTTGGCGAACAAGCAGGCCTGGTGATAAAAGGCCAAGCGGATTTACCCTGGCGCACCGCCTATCTGACCTTTACGCTGGGCCTGGTCATCTTGGCTTGGTTGTATTATTTGGGGCATTACTATCATGTACTCGGCACCGACAAGGTCGGTGGTGATGTGCTCTATCAAAGCTTTAAAAGCGTGCGCACCGGGGTGTTGATCGGCGTGCTGACCACCTTGGTCATGTTGCCGCTGGCATTGATTTTGGGTATCAGCGCCGGGCTGTTTCGTGGTTGGGTGGATGATGTTATTCAATATCTCTACACCACGCTGAACTCGATTCCGGGGATTTTGTTAATTGCCGCCTCGGTGTTGGTGATGCAAACCATTATTACCAATAACCCGCAATGGTTTGAAACCGCGACTGAACGGGCGGATTTCCGTTTGTTGGTATTGGTGCTGATTCTAGGCCTGACCTCCTGGACCAGCTTGTGTCGATTATTGCGCGCCGAAACCTTAAAAATCAGCCAAGTTGAATACGTCACCGCCGCGCGCGCGTTTGGCGTTAGCCGATTCAAAATCATTGTGCGCCATATTCTGCCGAACGTAATGCACATTGTTTTGATTGCGGTGGTATTGGACTTCAGTGCCTTGGTATTGGCGGAAGCGGTGTTGTCGTATGTCGGCGTGGGTGTCGATCCGACCATGCACAGTTGGGGCAATATGATCAACCAAGCACGTTTAGAAATGGCACGCGAGCCGATGGTCTGGTGGTCGTTGTTTAGCGCGTTTGTGTTTATGTTTATCCTCGTACTCGCCGCTAACCTCTTCTCCGACCGCGTCCAACGTGTGTTAGACCCGAAGAATAACTAGGGTTATAAAAAACTATGAAAAACCCGATTGAAATTTTTAGTACAGATGATAATAAAGTCAGCTTGCAGGTTTCCCTTGAGGGGGAGACGGTGTGGCTCAGTAGACAGCAATTATCATTGTTATTTGATAGAGATATTAAAACGATTGGTAAGCATCTCGCTAATGTGTTTAAAGATGGTGAGCTGGAGAAAAGTTCAGTTGTCGCAAAATTTGCGACAACTGCCGAAGACGGTAAAGTCTATAAAACAGAGCATTATAATTTAGATGTCATTATTTCAGTCGGCTATCGAGTTAAATCACAGCGCGGCGTAAAGTTTCGTCAATGGGCGACAAAAGTGTTAAATCAATATTTGGTTCAAGGCTATGCTTTAAACGAAAAACGCTTGCAAGAACGACATGTTGAGTTTGAACAAGCGATTGCCTTGCTGTCGGCAACCCTAACCAATCAAGCTTTGGTGAATGACGACGGCCAAGCCGTTTTGCTCAAAGGTCAGCCATAGTGGCTTGGTTTGCGGCACCGTTGATTGCAAAGGGTTTAGCTTGGGGCGCTGGGGTAGCGGCGAGTGTACTGGCCGGCAAAAAAACCAAAGACTGGGTGAGCGAAAAGCTGGAGCAGAAAACCCGCGATAAAATGCAAGTGGAACTCAGTGCACACGCCAGCGCCTATTTAACCCAGCTTGAGCAGGCCTGGCATCGAGCGTTTTGGCGTTATTTTGTCATTCAAAATGGGTTGCTGTTTGTTGCGTTGGGGTTGAGTTTTTGGCTAGGGAGTTGGCTATTTTTTGTTGGCTTGGTCTTGGTGTTTGTCTGGAACGGTGTATTAGCCTATGGCTATAAATCGTCCTTAATCGCTTTTTGGCAGCATAAAAGCTTGCAGCGACTGCTGGCCGCGCGTTTAAACGAAGAACTCACGCGCCATCTGCAAAACCTCTCGCATATTGAACAACGTTGGGTGGATTGGTTTATCGCCGAAAAACAACAAGAAATATGTCAACAAACCGCCGAACACCTGGTGCCCAGAGCGCGTTTTGCGTTGATTAACGTGGCGTTGATGTTAGTATTAAGTTTCGTGGTCTTCCGCCTAGCGGTCGTCCCTTTTGTTTAAAGAGGTTTAGTCATGCAAATTACCATTGATTTACCCGAACCATTAATAAAATTTGAATCCATTGCATCCATTCAAGCAGACATGAAGCTAAGCTATGCATTGTGGTTATTTAAGCAACAAAAAGTCACTTTATCTAAGGCGGCGGAACTAGCTGGCTTGGATATGTATAGTTTTATGAAACTTTGCCATCAAAATGATGTGCCTGTCATTAATATGACCCCAGAAGCATTGGATGCAGAGCTGGAAGGCTTGTAATGTTATTGATTGCTGATGCATCTGCACTGATCGCGTTAACGGCCTGTAAGCAATTGCCGCTATTAGAAAAACTCTTTGATAAAGTTGTTGTTTCATCGGTTGTTTATGATGAATTAACAGCAGACTTGTCAAAGCCGTTTGCAAAAGAGTTATCAGCTTACTTAATTGATAAGCGTATCGAACTTGATAGCCACAACATTATTCTGCTTGATGCTTATTCAGATGCGGGTGAAATTTCAAGCATGGTTTTATTTAAACAATTACAGGCTGATCGATTATTGATTGACGATGCTAGAGGAAGAAAAGTGGCAGCAGTGAATCAAATTCCCGTGATTGGTTCGATGGGCGTATTAGTGTTAGCTAAGCGTAAAGGTTTCATTCAGTCAGCATCCCAATCAATTGAATTAATGTTAGATGCAGGGATTTACATCCACCCTGATCTCGTTGCCCATGTTAAGCAACTTACAAACGAATAAAGGAAGTCAGTGTGAAAAAGCCGGTATTAGCGATTCAGAATTTAGTGGTCAAGGTCGGTGACTCGGCGCTGATTAATCGCATTAGCTTTCAGATTGATGCCGGTGAGATTTTTGCCCTAGTCGGCGAATCGGGCAGTGGTAAATCCTTAACGTCATTAGCCGTGATGCGCCTATTGCCGGAAGCTTTAACTATCGAAGCAGGGGATATTCAGCTGCATCAAACATCCCTGCTTAGCCTAACCGAAGCGCAAATGCAAAAAGTGCGCGGCAAGTCGATAGCGATGATTTTTCAAGAGCCGATGACCTCGCTTAACCCGGTGATGCGCGTCGGTGATCAGGTCGC is part of the Thiomicrospira microaerophila genome and encodes:
- a CDS encoding UPF0175 family protein translates to MQITIDLPEPLIKFESIASIQADMKLSYALWLFKQQKVTLSKAAELAGLDMYSFMKLCHQNDVPVINMTPEALDAELEGL
- a CDS encoding ABC transporter substrate-binding protein; protein product: MRNNPAGLLRTFWLMVLFFSLSGCADRWNQPYTDEAVASNTLFTAFSAPPKNLDPVRAYSSNEWQIISQILEPPLQYHYLKRPFTLEPLTLAEMPKVRYFNAEGIEVEQGASDLAYSEFTLNLKPGIQFQPHPAFVRDDQGEFVYLPLNAYKAANLRSPYELSQRATRELTAADYAYAIKRMAVRQNHSPVLDTMMNYIVGLREFSEQVSAERAEVAREAFFDLRPYQIPGVKVVNDHQLRIQIEGVYPQFNYWLAMNFFAPVPWEVEQFYAQPGLVARNINLNTFPVGTGPFFLAENNPNLRMRLVRNPVFHEQFYPDSGLAYNMPDSLLRDAGKRLPLLDQVVYTLEKESVPYWNKFLQGYYDASGVSSDSFDQAVQVSVSGELNLTGEMAEKGIQMRSGIEPTVFYLAFNMLDEVIGGYSSDRQKLRQAISIAVNYEEFISIFMNERGMAAQGPIPPGIFGHLEGEEGVNPYVHDWVNGEYQRKSLDTARELLAQAGYPNGLNPATGRPLQLHYDAVATGPDDRARMDWMRKQFEELGIELVIRSTDYNRFQDKVRKGDAQIFFWGWGADYPDPENFLFLLYGPNGAVASGGSGINSANYANPEFDRLFEQMRNMENSPERLAIIQQMLEIVRKDAPWIFGLHPRSLALYHSWYHNVWPNRLANNSVKYLSVDPELRLQKQAEWNRPVVWPLWLAGLLIIGLSIWAVSAYRARQQQRIQPQSSKTGGRNL
- a CDS encoding ABC transporter permease yields the protein MMWVWLWTDIMVWGLVLALGAWGWTISRSPQVKAQWLAIFRSKIAMSSAIILLFYLSIALLDSLHFRLALPDQTPGQERQYAGQTTSALDWVFNEIRSQTERTYSAPFALKEHSTSIVKDDQGRVLQQHLDLVHAGAHLADASQRTADISQKSVFAVAVALAISGLLISLHLVWRARALGRRFGEQAGLVIKGQADLPWRTAYLTFTLGLVILAWLYYLGHYYHVLGTDKVGGDVLYQSFKSVRTGVLIGVLTTLVMLPLALILGISAGLFRGWVDDVIQYLYTTLNSIPGILLIAASVLVMQTIITNNPQWFETATERADFRLLVLVLILGLTSWTSLCRLLRAETLKISQVEYVTAARAFGVSRFKIIVRHILPNVMHIVLIAVVLDFSALVLAEAVLSYVGVGVDPTMHSWGNMINQARLEMAREPMVWWSLFSAFVFMFILVLAANLFSDRVQRVLDPKNN
- a CDS encoding virulence RhuM family protein; the encoded protein is MKNPIEIFSTDDNKVSLQVSLEGETVWLSRQQLSLLFDRDIKTIGKHLANVFKDGELEKSSVVAKFATTAEDGKVYKTEHYNLDVIISVGYRVKSQRGVKFRQWATKVLNQYLVQGYALNEKRLQERHVEFEQAIALLSATLTNQALVNDDGQAVLLKGQP
- a CDS encoding DUF3368 domain-containing protein, coding for MLLIADASALIALTACKQLPLLEKLFDKVVVSSVVYDELTADLSKPFAKELSAYLIDKRIELDSHNIILLDAYSDAGEISSMVLFKQLQADRLLIDDARGRKVAAVNQIPVIGSMGVLVLAKRKGFIQSASQSIELMLDAGIYIHPDLVAHVKQLTNE
- a CDS encoding ABC transporter permease, yielding MMAYIVRRLIYAIPILIGVNFITFVLFFMVNTPDDMARAQLGAKQTTPELIQSWKAERGYDKPLFFNSDAPGLVKLSDTLFVEQSLKLFVFDFGKSDAGRDIASDIKERMWPSLAIALPTFAIGLITTITLALLIVLFRATVLDTAAMVIAVMIMSISGLFYIIAGQVLFSKILHWVPISGYEPGWASVKFLILPVLIGVFAGLGAGTRWYRSIFLEEINRDYVRTARAKGLSEISVLFKHVLRNGMLPILTGVVVVIPSLFMGSLIMESFFGIPGLGSYTIDAINAQDFAIVKAMVFFGAVLYIIGLILTDISYTIFDPRVRLS